AAGCATTTTATCATGGACGGCAAGcagaaaatcaataaataaatacataaataaataaaggagaaACCTCAGTGAAAAGATGAATAAaaactagggttttttttttttttcttccttatttGTTAATACCTAGATTAGGGTTCTTGAAATGCATAAATAAGAGAAACACACTTGAAAATTCAGTAAAGAAGAGACATTAATTGTATGGAATGAAAAACACTAATTTCATTGTATGAGAGTGGATTTTTATTCAATAGATGAAAGTCAAACAAGGGAGAAATAAATCCTCAAAGGTGGTGCAATACATTTTCTACATTACATCTACAAATCAGTACAAggtgaaggaagaagaaaataaaatgtaATGATTTGTACACGAATTGTAAAGCTACTGACCTATACAAGTCTGTATAGTaaatcctctcttcttctcttcaacCCACAGCTGTGAGAACCACAGACTCTCTGGCATTCTTCTTCAAATGGTAGATGAAGAGCCCAAATCAACCCTGTGAAATCAAAACATCctaccattcatctcatcatcacCACCGCTAACATCAGTGCCGTTTTTGATTGTCAGTTGTCGCCATTGTATCATCATCACCGTCAAAAGGGTGGCCTTGAAGCATTCCCACCCCAACCAAAAACATCCCCAGGGAACTGATAATTCCCCATATTTACACCCAAATTATAGAAAGGAACAGcaccactaccaccaccaccactgcTGCCCACATCGCCAATCTGTCCACCGCCTCCTTTGCCGCTGCCTGTAATCCCCGATGACTGTGACGCAGTCGGCTGCTGCACCTGCACTGCAGGCTCCTCTTCCTCCAATGGCAGCCGCTCAAACATGGCATTTGCAAATGATGCCGCTATCAGTAAGACGGGGCCCGAGGCCACAAGAGGTCCGACCACAGTCCCTCCCACCACCTGCCCTTGCCCACCCGCCAAGAATATGGTCAGTCCACCAACCCCTGGTGGTGCCGGCGGCGGCAGCACTGTGCCCAATAGTGATAGTATCTCGAACCGCCCGTGCAGTGTTGCGACTGTCCCCGGTTGCGCTGCAGGCTGGCGCAGGGTGACATTCGTGACGGTGCCGCCACCACTCAAGATGCAGAGGCCACAGCCTCGCCGCCTTGCATAGGTCGACACGCACTCGACGATGTCGGCACCTGAGGAGACCTCAAGCACATGGGATCTGAGGGAGTTCGGGCTGTCGCGGGTGACAATGATCGGTGGCTTGGGTTTGTTTTTGGATCCAGGAGGGCGGCCGCGTGGACGTCGGATAGCACCTGATGCTGCGCCAGAGTTCGTTGTGGGAGCATCTGTTTCATGTTTTGGCTCTTCTTCCGGGGAGTCTTTTGTATCCGCAATTTGGGCTGTTTGATTCTGCAGCTGAGATGACCTCTGTAAGTGTAATTCGGGTCTGAAGAGCTGATGGATGTAGCGAGAACCTGGGCCTGGTTCCAACCCCGCCATTGCCACATCTATTCTCTCCCACCACTTGTTGGCCAGCTTCTCTCTCTCAGAGAAAAAGTCCCAAGGACTAGGACTCGAGCTGTTTCTAACCTTTTCTCTCTTAGACAGATGAAATTTCTATAAACCTAATTTTCATCCTCAGGAATTCAATCACCCAACAAATCCAAAACTGCAACAACAGCCTACAACTCATGAATTCCCTGCAACCCGTTTTCTTCTTCACTAATTCAAACACCAAAACCCCAAAGCTAACTCTCAGATCACAACCCAAGAACTCGAGAACTATTCACAAAACCATTTTCGCTTCTCTTAAAAATACTTTGAATTTTATACAATCCATTTTTCCTTCTCTATAAatctatcacacacacacacacacacacaaaaaaaaaaaaaaaaggaaagagagagagagagagagagagagagagagagagagagagagagagagagagacgagcagTTTCTACCTACAAGATAACAGGAATTCTCTAAAATCTATTTTCTCCAATGTTTCAATGAACCCAAGAATCCAATAGCAAACGCTCAAACGAAAACCCCAAAGACaacaagatctctctctctctctcaaaatccaAACCCATGGATGGAATCTACCTGTTTCAAGGTCTTGATTTCTCTGACCGGAGAGAAGAACCAAGAAGACAGAGATTTCTACCAAGATATGTAAGGGAAAAGGACCCAagagagaaaaatcaaaatagaaGAACAAGAATCAGTGTAAATCTGCACATGGGAAATAGGAAGTGTGTTGTTTTTGGTTAGGAATCGATGGCTTTGTATGTCTGAAATCGAGCTTTGAACggcagagagagaaagaaaaacaaTAGCAAAGAGATGGTGGGAAGGGTGAACAGTATTAAATTACGAGAAatatatgatactctggcagagtttgatggatgatacacaggcatctAGAAGTTACTGAGAAACTTCATACTTTGCATACAAGTAATTTaaaataaaccgtccaaaatATGGTATTAGCTTTAGATGTATCGAGAACAAAAAATTACTTTTGTTTAGTAATTCGACTGTTAAATTGATAGTTatcggatggttaaaaatgaaaatatccaatggtctattTCAGAAAACAAATTCTCACGACTCAGATGCCCGAATTGCTCCATAAATCTTATTTTTAGAATGTAACTTAGCTAcactggtttaatttgagttagatTTATTTCATCTGTACCGTTTCTAAGTGCCTGCCTGTCAAGTTCATAcacaaccagagtatcaaataaactcCTTTTAAATTACAAAGACAAAGGCATTTAGCATATGCTAAGCAAAAGCAATGCAAGTGTGCTCTCATCAaggtgcactttttttttttttgtgggggggggggggggggggggggcggcgaGTCCTGCTCGCACGTGGAAATGAACAACCCCTGTGAGAGATCCTAGTTCCTCATAAGGTCATGCTGTGCAGATTTCTTTTCACAAAAATAGCTTGATCTagttttcaggtggaccatatttttACATAGAAAATAAACCATTGAATAATTTATATTAACAGTTCATTCATTTGGTACACATGAGGCCTACTCGATGATCAGATCTAGGTTATTTTGGTACAAGGTATATAGAAAGGGGTATATCTGAATGGCTTCGGTATCATACACGTATGCCACATTATTACACATGTTAATGGGGTGAACGAAAAGAGTGCACTCGAGCCAATCTACCATGTATTCTTCTGTTATAAATTACAAGACACTGCATAAAGATTAGCTAAGCAAAATTAGAATACCAACTATTGGGTTCTACCCTGAAATTTGGATCACTTGctattttactcttttaactatcattttctcctcttttttattattattattattatttttattttttttaattaatgtaaGCCGCTACAACCCCTCCAACTTGGCCAACCTAAAATCT
This region of Magnolia sinica isolate HGM2019 chromosome 1, MsV1, whole genome shotgun sequence genomic DNA includes:
- the LOC131219170 gene encoding AT-hook motif nuclear-localized protein 25-like — its product is MAGLEPGPGSRYIHQLFRPELHLQRSSQLQNQTAQIADTKDSPEEEPKHETDAPTTNSGAASGAIRRPRGRPPGSKNKPKPPIIVTRDSPNSLRSHVLEVSSGADIVECVSTYARRRGCGLCILSGGGTVTNVTLRQPAAQPGTVATLHGRFEILSLLGTVLPPPAPPGVGGLTIFLAGGQGQVVGGTVVGPLVASGPVLLIAASFANAMFERLPLEEEEPAVQVQQPTASQSSGITGSGKGGGGQIGDVGSSGGGGSGAVPFYNLGVNMGNYQFPGDVFGWGGNASRPPF